A window of the Tripterygium wilfordii isolate XIE 37 chromosome 12, ASM1340144v1, whole genome shotgun sequence genome harbors these coding sequences:
- the LOC120010521 gene encoding uncharacterized protein LOC120010521: MELEHRAYWAIKTLNFDLKKAGDARKLQLNELEEIRNDAYENAKIYKERTKRYHDKTIQRKEFVVGMKVLLYNSRLTLFPGKLKSRWTGPFRVHKVFPHGAVEIENLSNGSIFKVWGCEVPCPACALFSLPVFDQLQDDF; this comes from the exons ATGGAGTTGGAACATAGAGCTTATTGGGCCATCAAGACACTTAATTTTGATCTCAAGAAAGCTGGAGATGCAAGAAAACTTCAATTGAATGAGTTGGAGGAAATTCGGAATGACGCTTACGAGAATGCAAAGATTTACAAGGAGAGGACTAAGCGTTACCATGACAAGACCATTCAAAGAAAAGAGTTCGTAGTAGGTATGAAAGTTTTACTTTATAATTCCCGTTTGACTCTCTTTCCCggaaaattaaagtcaagatgGACTGGCCCTTTTCGAGTACATAAAGTCTTTCCTCATGGAGCAGTTGAGATTGAGAATTTAAGCAATGGATCGATATTCAAG GTTTGGGGGTGTGAAGTTCCTTGTCCTGCATGTGCACTATTTTCACTGCCAGTTTTCGATCAGTTGCAAGATGATTTTTGA